From Leptotrichia wadei, one genomic window encodes:
- a CDS encoding NAD(P)/FAD-dependent oxidoreductase, which yields MKREIAIIGGGASGFLTAITAKKNGKDVIILERKDRVLKKVLTTGNGRCNLTNVNASNQNYFGIEKMKQPIEEILGSFTSQDAMRFFEDEVGIICNEENRGKVYPLSGQAASIVDGLRFYAQSLGIEIITDFYVVKIEKEMFDFKIISEDKRQITAKKIVLATGGKSYPELGSNGSGYELAKKFGHTVTKLTPVIVQLKAEKEKIRGLKGIKSDVEVTAFGENEDGEKIKICTYDGELLFTDFGISGNVVFNISYVFPIYKNVEFEIDFMPKFTYNEIFEILKKRRKILKNFTMEQFFNGAVNKKLGQFLTKSAGIEKLSKSISDLTDNEIRKICTALKKYKIKIIDTNGFKAAQVTAGGIPLSEVNLENLESKKVKNLYFAGEILDVYGECGGFNLQWAWTSGYFLGKNI from the coding sequence ATGAAAAGAGAAATAGCAATAATTGGTGGTGGCGCTTCGGGATTTTTAACAGCGATTACTGCCAAGAAGAATGGAAAAGATGTTATCATTTTAGAAAGAAAGGACAGGGTTTTAAAAAAAGTTTTGACTACTGGGAATGGTCGGTGCAATTTGACAAATGTGAATGCTTCTAATCAAAATTATTTTGGGATCGAGAAAATGAAGCAGCCGATTGAGGAAATTTTAGGAAGTTTTACTTCGCAGGATGCAATGAGATTTTTTGAAGATGAAGTTGGAATTATTTGCAATGAGGAGAACCGAGGAAAGGTTTATCCACTTAGCGGGCAGGCGGCTTCGATTGTGGATGGGCTTAGATTTTATGCGCAAAGCCTTGGGATAGAGATAATTACAGATTTTTATGTTGTGAAAATTGAAAAGGAAATGTTTGATTTTAAGATAATTTCAGAAGATAAAAGGCAAATTACTGCAAAAAAGATTGTACTTGCCACTGGCGGTAAATCTTATCCTGAGCTGGGATCTAATGGAAGTGGGTATGAGCTGGCGAAAAAGTTTGGGCATACTGTTACGAAATTAACGCCTGTTATTGTGCAGTTGAAGGCGGAAAAGGAGAAAATAAGGGGATTAAAGGGGATTAAGTCGGATGTGGAAGTTACGGCTTTTGGAGAAAATGAAGATGGAGAGAAAATAAAAATATGCACTTATGATGGAGAGCTGCTGTTTACAGATTTTGGGATTTCTGGAAATGTTGTTTTTAATATTTCCTATGTTTTTCCAATTTATAAAAATGTAGAATTTGAAATTGATTTTATGCCTAAGTTTACATATAATGAAATATTTGAAATATTGAAAAAACGTAGAAAAATATTGAAGAATTTTACAATGGAGCAGTTTTTTAATGGAGCTGTTAATAAGAAATTGGGACAGTTTTTGACAAAATCGGCTGGAATAGAGAAATTGTCGAAAAGCATAAGTGATTTGACAGATAATGAAATTCGTAAAATTTGTACGGCTTTGAAAAAATATAAAATAAAAATTATTGATACAAATGGCTTTAAGGCGGCTCAAGTTACTGCTGGCGGAATTCCGTTAAGTGAAGTAAATTTGGAAAATTTAGAGTCTAAAAAAGTTAAAAATCTTTACTTTGCTGGGGAAATATTGGATGTTTACGGTGAATGCGGAGGATTTAACTTGCAATGGGCTTGGACATCTGGATATTTTTTAGGGAAAAATATTTAA
- a CDS encoding PhzF family phenazine biosynthesis protein: MKQYVVDAFTDTVFKGNPAAVCIMNSWIDDNLMLSITRENNLSETAFAVKENEKYRLRWFTPGGEIDLCGHATLATTFVITNFYEKNIDKIVFDTLSGDLIVHKKGELFELNFPSYDLKSVEITKEIIDAIGVKPLEVFIDRDLVCVLENSELVEKFEPNLEKIKLLDGLLLHITAKAGENSEFDCVSRSFAPKLNVAEDPVCGSGHCHLIPLWSDKLGKNEIVAFQASKRTGILYCKLDREKNRVSLSGKAVLFAVSEIFI, translated from the coding sequence ATGAAACAATATGTTGTAGATGCCTTTACAGATACCGTTTTCAAAGGGAATCCTGCTGCTGTGTGTATTATGAATTCTTGGATAGATGACAACTTAATGCTTTCGATTACGAGAGAAAATAATTTGTCGGAAACGGCTTTTGCTGTGAAGGAAAATGAGAAATATAGATTACGTTGGTTCACTCCTGGCGGAGAAATCGACCTTTGTGGACATGCTACTTTGGCGACAACTTTTGTAATAACTAATTTTTATGAAAAAAATATTGATAAAATCGTGTTTGACACATTGAGTGGCGATTTAATCGTTCATAAAAAAGGAGAATTATTTGAATTGAATTTTCCTTCTTACGACTTAAAATCTGTTGAAATTACGAAAGAGATAATTGATGCGATTGGAGTTAAACCGCTAGAAGTCTTTATTGACAGGGATTTAGTTTGTGTTTTGGAAAATTCGGAACTTGTGGAAAAGTTTGAGCCAAATTTGGAAAAAATTAAATTGCTTGACGGGCTTCTTTTACACATTACGGCTAAAGCTGGTGAAAACTCAGAATTTGATTGTGTTTCTCGTTCTTTTGCACCAAAATTGAATGTTGCTGAAGATCCTGTTTGTGGCTCTGGACATTGTCATCTTATACCACTTTGGTCAGATAAATTGGGAAAAAACGAAATCGTCGCATTTCAGGCTTCCAAACGAACTGGAATTCTTTATTGCAAATTAGATAGAGAAAAAAATCGAGTTTCATTGAGTGGAAAAGCTGTATTATTTGCAGTTTCAGAAATTTTTATTTAA
- the ybaK gene encoding Cys-tRNA(Pro) deacylase, with translation MKHKKDKIAKTNALRQLDKQKIPYIIHTYEWSEDKSGGLGVAEKFPELAERVFKTIVLKGKSKNLYVCVIHGAAHLDLKKVAKACGEKNIDLLPLSELEKETGYIRGGCSPVGMKKLYRTFFDKEVEKFEKIMVSAGRRGLQMEVETKKLVGIVNGTVVDLLMEEIK, from the coding sequence ATGAAACATAAGAAAGATAAAATAGCAAAAACAAATGCTTTAAGACAGCTGGATAAACAAAAAATTCCATACATTATTCATACTTATGAATGGAGTGAAGATAAAAGCGGAGGGCTTGGAGTTGCTGAAAAATTTCCTGAACTTGCAGAGAGAGTCTTTAAGACAATTGTGTTGAAGGGGAAAAGTAAAAATTTGTATGTCTGTGTTATTCATGGAGCAGCTCATTTGGATTTGAAAAAGGTGGCGAAGGCTTGTGGGGAAAAAAATATTGATTTGCTTCCGCTTTCAGAGCTCGAGAAGGAAACAGGATATATTCGTGGGGGATGTTCTCCTGTGGGAATGAAAAAGCTGTATAGAACTTTTTTTGATAAGGAAGTAGAGAAGTTTGAAAAAATAATGGTTTCAGCTGGCAGAAGAGGATTGCAGATGGAAGTGGAAACTAAAAAATTAGTTGGAATTGTGAATGGTACAGTTGTGGATTTGTTAATGGAAGAGATTAAATAG
- a CDS encoding tetratricopeptide repeat protein gives MLETLIFREIRYNENNEQLLKENLGKIKNNPDDVEVLKTLASIYHALRENDKAIEIYEKLTKLQPNEIEIRAFLGYLYYENEELDKAEENFNRALDVSTKDEPFILFLLGNIYSRKGKISEAVDCYDLAIFLDFDMYIAHIDFARKYEHMGRHKKALEEYKAAFRIDSRDEGLIEKIHYIEDKYGNVIKEENKKLNFKATNAEVI, from the coding sequence ATGTTAGAAACATTGATTTTTAGAGAGATAAGATACAACGAAAATAATGAACAGCTTCTTAAAGAAAATTTAGGAAAAATAAAAAATAATCCAGATGATGTGGAAGTATTAAAAACATTGGCTTCTATTTATCATGCACTAAGGGAAAATGACAAGGCAATTGAAATTTATGAAAAATTAACAAAGTTGCAGCCAAATGAAATTGAAATACGAGCTTTTTTGGGTTATTTGTACTATGAAAATGAAGAGCTTGACAAGGCTGAAGAAAACTTTAACAGGGCACTTGATGTAAGTACAAAGGATGAACCGTTTATTTTGTTCCTTTTGGGAAATATTTATTCAAGAAAGGGTAAAATATCGGAGGCGGTTGACTGTTATGACCTTGCGATATTCCTTGATTTTGATATGTATATTGCACATATTGACTTTGCTAGAAAGTATGAGCACATGGGGCGGCACAAAAAGGCTTTGGAAGAATATAAGGCGGCATTTAGAATTGATTCACGAGATGAAGGGCTTATTGAAAAAATACATTACATAGAAGATAAATACGGAAATGTAATCAAGGAAGAGAATAAAAAATTAAATTTTAAAGCTACAAATGCAGAAGTTATTTAG
- a CDS encoding DUF979 domain-containing protein — translation MEIKALLKLLTQIIYILCGLVSISTGIRGLKNEKAKIGTFLFWTILGIIFIFGEAIPYKVTGGLLVILAIITVTKQLHIGKFENISSQFKIAQSEKLKNKIFIPAVLIGIAAFLILQFKIGKTAIPPALGIGGGSLVALLAAAIIIKPKFSETNEDTSKLLMQIGATAILPQLLAALGAVFTKAGVGKVIAASISSVVPTGNIFIGIVIYAIGMVIFTMIMGNAFAAFSVITAGIGIPFIIKNGGNPAIIGALGMTAGYCGTLMTPMAANFNIVPASILEIKDKYGIIKVQAPMALLLLVTHIILMLLLFGVK, via the coding sequence ATGGAAATAAAAGCTCTTTTAAAACTTTTGACACAAATTATTTATATTCTTTGCGGACTTGTCAGTATAAGTACTGGAATTAGAGGGTTGAAAAATGAAAAGGCAAAAATAGGAACATTTTTGTTTTGGACTATTCTTGGGATAATATTTATTTTTGGAGAAGCTATTCCATATAAGGTTACTGGCGGACTTCTTGTAATTCTTGCCATAATTACTGTAACAAAACAATTACATATTGGAAAATTTGAAAATATTTCTTCACAATTCAAAATCGCACAAAGTGAAAAATTAAAAAATAAAATTTTCATCCCAGCTGTATTAATTGGAATTGCCGCTTTTCTGATACTTCAATTTAAAATTGGAAAAACTGCTATACCACCTGCATTAGGTATCGGTGGAGGTTCGCTTGTCGCCCTTCTGGCAGCTGCAATTATCATAAAACCAAAATTCAGCGAAACAAACGAAGATACTTCAAAACTTCTTATGCAAATTGGTGCAACTGCCATTTTGCCACAGCTTCTTGCTGCATTAGGTGCTGTATTTACTAAAGCTGGAGTTGGAAAAGTAATAGCTGCCAGCATTTCATCTGTTGTTCCAACTGGAAATATCTTTATAGGAATCGTTATTTATGCTATTGGAATGGTTATATTCACTATGATTATGGGAAATGCCTTTGCTGCATTTTCAGTAATAACTGCAGGAATTGGAATCCCATTTATTATCAAAAACGGTGGAAATCCAGCTATTATTGGTGCTTTAGGAATGACCGCCGGCTATTGCGGAACTCTTATGACTCCAATGGCAGCAAACTTTAATATTGTCCCTGCTTCAATTCTGGAAATAAAAGATAAATATGGAATTATAAAAGTCCAAGCTCCAATGGCTTTATTACTGCTTGTAACACATATTATACTTATGCTGCTGTTATTTGGAGTAAAATAA
- a CDS encoding NAD(P)/FAD-dependent oxidoreductase → MIRINNIKMPVKHTENDLKKTVYKLYRINEKEVKSFEIAGQAIDARKKDNVVFVYAVDISFKFDEEKEKKRFENVKNVRKIEKKPYFTEKIENFTENESVKRPVVVGSGPAGIFAGLVLAEAGLKPIIIEQGKSVDEREKDVYNFFKTGKLDKYSNVQFGEGGAGTFSDGKLNTNTNNFRIQKVYDELILAGADPKINYMSKPHIGTDKLIEIMRKIRHKIESLGGEYRFSTKLIKVNYEKSDSENKKIKSILVENVESSDENKIYEILSNIVVLAIGHSARDTFFMLNEENVVMERKTFSVGVRIEHLQSMINHSQYGKFANKLPAAEYKLNVKTSNGRGVYTFCMCPGGVVVPSSSEEGRLVVNGMSYSQRDLENANSAILVNVFPEDFPGESVLAGVEFQRRLEEKAFELGGKNYKAPVQLFGDFVNNKISTELGKVKPSYLAGYKFANLNEIFPQYINDSLKEGINLMDRKIKGFASYDAVLSGVESRSSSPVKIPRNEKFFSNIEGLMPCGEGAGYAGGIMSAAVDGIKCAEYVIGYYQMICKAKG, encoded by the coding sequence ATGATTAGAATAAATAATATAAAAATGCCTGTGAAACATACCGAGAATGATTTAAAAAAAACAGTCTATAAACTTTACAGAATTAATGAAAAAGAAGTAAAGTCCTTTGAAATTGCAGGACAGGCAATTGATGCGAGAAAAAAGGATAATGTTGTATTTGTTTATGCGGTGGATATTTCCTTTAAATTTGATGAAGAGAAGGAAAAGAAAAGATTTGAAAATGTGAAAAATGTTAGAAAAATTGAGAAAAAACCTTATTTTACAGAGAAAATTGAGAATTTTACAGAAAATGAAAGTGTAAAACGTCCTGTTGTCGTTGGAAGCGGGCCTGCGGGCATTTTTGCTGGGCTTGTGCTTGCTGAAGCGGGATTAAAGCCAATTATTATTGAGCAGGGGAAAAGTGTGGATGAACGGGAAAAGGATGTCTATAATTTTTTTAAAACTGGGAAATTAGATAAGTATTCAAATGTGCAGTTTGGGGAAGGCGGTGCGGGAACATTTTCAGATGGAAAATTGAATACGAATACAAATAATTTTAGGATTCAAAAGGTTTATGATGAATTAATTCTTGCTGGAGCTGATCCAAAGATTAACTATATGTCAAAGCCACATATTGGAACTGATAAATTAATTGAAATAATGCGTAAAATCAGACATAAGATTGAGAGTCTTGGTGGAGAATATAGATTTAGTACAAAATTAATAAAAGTAAATTATGAAAAATCTGATTCAGAAAATAAAAAAATAAAAAGTATTTTAGTTGAGAATGTTGAAAGTTCCGATGAAAATAAAATTTATGAAATTCTATCTAATATTGTAGTTCTTGCAATTGGGCACAGTGCGAGAGATACTTTCTTTATGTTAAATGAGGAAAATGTTGTGATGGAGCGAAAAACTTTTTCGGTTGGAGTTAGGATTGAACATCTTCAAAGTATGATAAATCATTCTCAATATGGAAAATTTGCCAATAAATTGCCAGCTGCAGAATATAAATTGAATGTTAAGACAAGCAATGGGCGGGGAGTTTATACGTTTTGCATGTGTCCAGGCGGAGTTGTTGTGCCGTCTTCAAGTGAGGAAGGTCGTCTTGTTGTAAATGGGATGAGTTATTCTCAAAGGGATTTGGAAAATGCAAATTCGGCGATTTTGGTAAATGTATTTCCTGAAGATTTTCCTGGAGAAAGCGTTCTGGCTGGAGTGGAATTTCAAAGAAGATTGGAGGAAAAGGCTTTTGAACTTGGCGGAAAGAATTATAAGGCTCCAGTCCAGCTGTTTGGGGATTTTGTAAATAATAAAATTTCGACAGAATTAGGAAAAGTAAAACCAAGTTATTTGGCAGGCTATAAATTTGCAAATTTAAATGAAATTTTTCCGCAATACATAAATGATTCTCTAAAAGAAGGAATTAATTTGATGGATAGAAAAATAAAGGGATTTGCCAGTTATGATGCAGTTTTATCGGGAGTGGAAAGCCGCAGTTCATCTCCAGTGAAAATTCCTAGAAATGAAAAATTTTTCTCGAATATTGAAGGTCTTATGCCTTGTGGAGAAGGTGCAGGATATGCTGGCGGGATTATGTCGGCGGCGGTTGATGGGATAAAATGCGCAGAGTATGTGATTGGGTATTATCAAATGATTTGTAAAGCGAAGGGGTAA
- the pcp gene encoding pyroglutamyl-peptidase I, with the protein MKILVTGFDPFGGEPINPAIESVKKLPDNIAGAQIIKLEIPTVKGKSIKKIEKAIEEHNPDVILSIGQAGGRFDISVERVGINLDDFRIPDNEGNQTIDEPIFPDGENAYFVDLPVKAMVKNIQKNKIPASVSYTAGTFICNHVLYGTLYLIHKKYKDKKSGFIHIPFLPEQVINKKNTPSMELNTIVKGLTAAIEAIVKNDKDIKETGGTIC; encoded by the coding sequence ATGAAAATATTAGTTACTGGCTTTGACCCTTTTGGAGGTGAGCCCATAAATCCTGCCATCGAATCAGTTAAAAAATTGCCTGATAATATTGCAGGAGCACAAATTATCAAATTGGAAATTCCGACAGTAAAAGGAAAATCTATTAAAAAAATTGAAAAAGCTATTGAAGAGCACAATCCAGATGTCATCTTGTCAATCGGACAAGCAGGCGGAAGATTTGATATTTCCGTTGAACGAGTTGGAATAAATCTTGATGATTTCCGAATACCTGACAACGAAGGAAACCAAACTATTGATGAGCCAATTTTTCCAGATGGAGAAAATGCATATTTTGTAGATCTTCCTGTAAAAGCTATGGTAAAAAACATACAAAAAAATAAAATTCCAGCTTCAGTTTCATACACTGCAGGAACTTTCATCTGTAATCACGTTCTTTACGGTACACTTTATTTAATACATAAAAAATACAAAGACAAGAAATCTGGATTTATCCATATTCCATTTTTACCAGAACAAGTTATTAACAAAAAAAATACACCATCGATGGAATTAAATACTATTGTAAAAGGTTTAACCGCCGCAATTGAAGCTATTGTAAAAAATGATAAAGATATTAAAGAAACTGGTGGAACTATTTGCTAG
- a CDS encoding tRNA lysidine(34) synthetase, whose product MVNLVCEAILPDCPMKDVEEIEKSIVTTYKKSIWSKFLKAISDFDMIQDGDKIAIGVSGGKDSLLLVKLFQELKKDRRKNFEFKAVSLNPGFRNSDLDNFKNNLDKLNIDCDIIDTNIWEIANEKAKDYPCFLCAKMRRGILYTQVEELGFNKLTLGHHFDDVIETTLINMLYAGTMKTMTPKVPSTSGKLELIRPLIYVKEADIIDYTKTNGIRAMNCGCTIEAGKTSSKRREVKNLLAELEEKNPGVKQSVFNSMRNINLDYVFGYTGGNVNKDK is encoded by the coding sequence GTGGTAAATTTAGTATGTGAAGCGATACTTCCAGATTGTCCAATGAAGGATGTGGAGGAAATTGAAAAAAGTATAGTGACAACTTATAAAAAAAGTATCTGGTCAAAATTCTTGAAGGCAATCAGTGATTTTGATATGATTCAAGATGGGGATAAAATTGCGATTGGTGTTTCTGGAGGGAAGGACAGTTTACTTTTGGTAAAATTATTTCAGGAATTAAAAAAAGACAGGCGGAAAAATTTTGAATTTAAGGCAGTTAGTCTGAATCCGGGATTTAGAAATTCTGATTTAGATAATTTTAAAAATAATTTGGATAAGTTAAATATTGACTGTGATATTATTGATACAAATATTTGGGAAATTGCAAATGAAAAGGCTAAAGATTATCCGTGCTTTTTGTGCGCTAAAATGCGACGTGGAATTTTGTATACGCAAGTGGAAGAACTTGGATTTAATAAACTGACGCTTGGGCATCATTTTGATGACGTAATTGAAACGACTCTTATAAATATGCTTTATGCTGGGACAATGAAAACAATGACTCCAAAAGTTCCCTCAACTTCTGGAAAATTAGAATTGATTCGTCCGTTAATTTATGTAAAGGAAGCCGATATAATTGATTATACAAAAACAAACGGGATTCGTGCAATGAACTGCGGATGTACAATTGAAGCTGGAAAAACTTCAAGCAAACGTAGGGAAGTGAAAAATCTGCTGGCTGAACTTGAAGAAAAGAATCCAGGAGTAAAGCAAAGTGTGTTCAATTCAATGAGAAATATAAATTTGGATTATGTTTTTGGATATACAGGCGGTAATGTAAATAAAGATAAATAA
- a CDS encoding DUF969 domain-containing protein: MNLWILIGIVIIVVGFSLKLDVLAVVLTAGIATGIAAKMNFFEILGIIGKAFVDNRLMSIFLISLPVIAVLERYGLRERSAALIEKLKNATAGRILGLYMVIRSIASALSIRIGGHIQFIRPLIYPMSEAAAKTHKNKDLTEKQTEELKSLSAAIENYGNFFSQNIFVGASGLLLIQTTLKENGYAVSLKQLALSSIPIGIIAIIFTFIQVYIYDKKIILSKGGKK, from the coding sequence ATGAATTTATGGATACTTATTGGTATTGTTATTATTGTAGTGGGATTTTCTTTGAAGCTAGATGTGCTGGCTGTGGTGCTTACTGCTGGTATAGCTACTGGAATTGCCGCAAAAATGAATTTTTTTGAAATTCTTGGAATTATTGGAAAGGCTTTTGTGGATAATAGGCTTATGTCAATTTTTTTGATTAGCTTGCCAGTTATTGCAGTGCTTGAAAGATATGGACTTAGAGAAAGAAGTGCAGCTTTAATTGAAAAATTAAAAAATGCGACTGCCGGCAGAATCTTAGGACTTTATATGGTAATCCGTTCGATTGCGAGTGCATTGTCAATTAGAATCGGTGGGCATATTCAGTTTATACGACCTCTTATTTACCCAATGTCTGAAGCTGCTGCAAAAACTCATAAAAATAAGGATTTAACAGAAAAGCAAACTGAAGAGTTAAAAAGTTTAAGTGCCGCAATTGAAAATTATGGAAATTTCTTTTCACAAAACATATTTGTAGGGGCATCAGGACTTCTTTTGATTCAGACTACACTGAAGGAAAATGGATATGCTGTATCTTTGAAGCAATTGGCGCTATCTTCAATACCAATTGGAATAATTGCAATAATTTTTACTTTTATTCAAGTATATATTTATGATAAAAAAATAATTTTGAGCAAAGGAGGTAAAAAATAA
- the treC gene encoding alpha,alpha-phosphotrehalase: MKKDFEQKWWHKSVVYQIYPKSFKDTTGTGQGDIKGITQKLDYLKKLGVEVLWLTPMYKSPQNDNGYDISDYYNIDESYGTMEDFEEMLNEAHKRGLKIVMDIVINHSSTENEWFKKSEARDPEFEDFYIWKDPVDGKEPTNWESKFGGNAWQWSEKRGQYYLHLFDVSQADLNWENENVRKKLYEMIRYWLNKGVDGFRFDVINLISKDQRFLNDDGTDTRFVPDGRRYYTDGPRIHEFLKELHKEVFGESDLLTVGEMSSTAIENCIKYSNPDEKELAMTFSFHHLKVDYPNGEKWVKAPFDFVQLKKILSKWQIGMYEGNGWNATFWNNHDQPRALSRFGNDKEYHDESAKMLATVLHGLQGTPYVYQGEEFGMTNPYFDKIEKYRDVESTNMYKILLDRGCSEEEAIEILMQKSRDNSRTPVQWDDSKNAGFTEGTPWISVPENYKEINVKKALEDPNSVFYHYQNLIKLRRNEELLITGRYEDFDIENEKVYAYKRVGENAELIVISNFYGETCEFDVKGLDLENASILLSNYIEGPKISNDKIILKPYESIIFKK, from the coding sequence ATGAAAAAAGATTTTGAGCAAAAATGGTGGCATAAATCGGTGGTGTACCAGATTTATCCAAAGAGTTTTAAAGATACGACTGGGACTGGTCAAGGAGATATAAAAGGAATTACGCAAAAATTAGATTATTTAAAGAAACTTGGAGTGGAAGTTTTGTGGCTAACACCGATGTATAAATCGCCTCAAAATGATAACGGATACGATATTAGTGATTATTACAATATTGATGAGAGCTATGGGACAATGGAAGATTTTGAGGAAATGTTGAATGAGGCTCACAAAAGAGGGTTGAAAATAGTGATGGATATTGTTATAAATCATTCTTCGACTGAAAATGAGTGGTTTAAAAAATCTGAAGCTAGAGATCCAGAATTCGAAGATTTTTACATTTGGAAAGATCCAGTTGATGGAAAAGAGCCTACAAACTGGGAATCAAAATTTGGTGGAAATGCTTGGCAATGGAGCGAAAAGAGAGGACAATATTATTTGCATCTATTCGATGTTAGTCAAGCTGACTTGAATTGGGAAAATGAAAATGTTAGAAAAAAATTGTATGAAATGATTAGATATTGGTTAAATAAAGGAGTAGACGGATTTAGATTTGATGTAATTAACTTGATTTCAAAAGATCAAAGATTCTTGAATGATGATGGAACTGATACTAGATTTGTGCCTGATGGAAGAAGATATTACACAGATGGGCCTAGAATTCATGAGTTCTTGAAAGAATTACATAAAGAGGTATTTGGAGAAAGTGATTTATTGACAGTTGGAGAAATGTCATCTACTGCCATTGAAAATTGTATAAAATATTCAAATCCTGATGAAAAAGAACTTGCTATGACATTTTCATTCCATCATTTAAAAGTTGATTATCCAAATGGTGAAAAATGGGTAAAAGCACCGTTTGATTTTGTGCAATTGAAGAAAATATTGTCTAAATGGCAAATTGGGATGTATGAAGGGAACGGATGGAATGCAACTTTCTGGAATAATCATGATCAGCCAAGGGCATTGTCGAGATTTGGGAATGATAAAGAATATCACGATGAATCAGCAAAAATGTTAGCGACAGTTCTTCACGGATTACAAGGAACACCTTATGTTTATCAAGGAGAAGAATTTGGAATGACAAATCCATATTTTGATAAAATTGAGAAATATCGTGATGTTGAATCGACTAACATGTATAAAATTTTGTTGGATAGAGGATGTTCTGAAGAAGAAGCTATTGAAATTTTAATGCAAAAATCAAGAGATAACTCAAGAACGCCTGTTCAATGGGATGACTCTAAAAATGCAGGATTTACAGAAGGAACACCTTGGATTTCAGTTCCAGAAAATTACAAAGAAATTAACGTGAAAAAAGCGTTGGAAGATCCGAATTCTGTATTCTATCATTATCAAAATTTGATTAAATTGAGAAGAAATGAAGAATTGTTGATAACTGGAAGATATGAAGATTTTGACATTGAAAATGAAAAGGTTTATGCTTATAAGAGAGTTGGAGAAAATGCTGAATTAATAGTAATTTCTAATTTCTATGGTGAAACTTGCGAATTTGATGTTAAAGGATTGGATTTAGAAAATGCGTCAATTTTATTGTCAAATTACATTGAAGGGCCTAAAATTTCAAATGATAAAATTATTTTAAAACCTTATGAAAGTATTATTTTTAAAAAATAA
- a CDS encoding competence/damage-inducible protein A, with the protein MKAEIICVGTELLVGDIVNTNAQYISAKFTNIGIDLYYQTTVGDNYGRLKECLENAFKRVDLVITTGGLGPTVDDITKEVVADYFGEELEVIERYYDLIVKKYNERGFGEVASGGRKEASILKNSKLLENEVGLAPGFFYKKDNKKIIVLPGPPREMTWMVDNQVLPLLKQYSNDVLLMKTLEIKGVPEGKIDDRLKDYFEMSNPTVAPYAKEGCVHVRIAMKGDRGSSDYLTAEIDKIADEIKEIYPQAMEIKED; encoded by the coding sequence ATGAAAGCAGAAATTATATGTGTTGGAACAGAATTATTAGTTGGAGATATTGTAAATACGAATGCACAGTATATTTCAGCGAAGTTTACAAACATTGGGATTGATTTATATTATCAAACTACAGTTGGGGATAATTATGGACGGCTTAAAGAATGTCTGGAGAATGCTTTTAAAAGAGTTGATCTGGTAATTACTACTGGAGGGCTTGGGCCTACGGTTGATGATATTACGAAGGAAGTTGTGGCTGATTATTTTGGGGAAGAGCTGGAAGTTATTGAGAGATATTATGATTTGATTGTGAAAAAATATAATGAAAGGGGCTTTGGAGAAGTGGCTTCTGGTGGAAGAAAGGAGGCTTCAATTTTAAAAAATTCAAAATTATTAGAAAATGAAGTTGGACTTGCACCTGGATTTTTTTATAAAAAGGATAATAAAAAAATAATAGTTTTGCCAGGACCTCCAAGAGAAATGACATGGATGGTTGACAATCAAGTTTTGCCACTTTTGAAGCAATATTCAAATGATGTTTTGTTAATGAAGACTCTTGAAATAAAGGGAGTTCCAGAAGGAAAAATTGATGACAGGCTGAAGGATTATTTTGAAATGTCGAATCCGACTGTTGCTCCTTATGCAAAGGAAGGGTGTGTTCACGTTAGAATCGCAATGAAGGGGGATCGTGGAAGTTCAGACTATTTGACTGCCGAAATTGATAAAATTGCAGACGAAATTAAGGAAATTTATCCGCAGGCAATGGAAATTAAGGAAGATTGA